GGTTATCCTGTTTTCTAGACATTGCAGTTTCTTTccgatttattataattttaaagtaaagaaaaaaagcTATTATCATTAAACTTTTAAATCTTTAGATTAACAAATGACGCTGCAAGATCATTGTGTTTCATTCCTCGGTCCACATTCGTGACGAGCAAAGATGAAAGTCGGGAAATGATGGCTGTGTGGCCAGATATTGTTCGTGATCTCACAGATGCTGGTCGTAATTTTGACATTCCGGATGTTACCAAATGGACGGCAAAGGTACCCCTtctgtaaattgaaaattatagaaTATAATATTCTTCGTTACTTAAAACAACACGTATAAAGTGTTCAAAAATTATAGGACAAGCTGAAACATATCAATTCTTTGCGTAAAAATTTTAAGATATAAATTTCTGTGAGTTATGCTTGTTAAACAGCCGAATGCACGAAGCATACGTAAGCATTCGTATACGGGTCTCGTATTCGTACACTGCTCTCGTATTCGTATTCGTAAGATGCTATTTGACATAATACAGTAAATTCTCGTTGTGATCATCAGATTTGATAAGCTATATTATCATCCGGAGTCCCACTAACTGGACGAATCCCTTTTGGAATCAGTGAAATTTGAAATACGACATGACTACACGTAATGAGATTTTTCTGATGAAAATAATACCAAACGCAATGTGATTTGGATCATTTTTAGACATGAACCGCTATTATGAATACAAGTTAACAGTTTCGAACAATTCCAAATTTTAAACGCACAAAATAAAAATCTATGTACATCTTACTCAGTCTCGTTTTCTCGGAtttgttcttctttcttctttcttctttcttctttatttagttttattatttcttccaCGTTTCCCTTTTCTTCGACTGTCGTTCGCTCTTTCTCATTCTCTTTCACTTTACAGCTCTCTTCTTCGGCTACCATTGTCGACAAAGTATAAAAACGATCGGATCGCTCGCAAAGTACACGTTGTAAGACTCTGCGAAGTCCCAAATAGCGAGAATTTACTGGATCTCGGAAATTATTATGTATAGGGTGAAAGttcaaatacaaaaattgtgtaTTTTTAAACGACGAATTTAGCTACAGATCAGATTCAGAAAAAtccatttgtttaaatttaagcaaattaaaaaaaaaacaataatttttattataattcgggagataaaaatttcgaaacatctATGTTTCGTACCATAGTTTGGACTTCACACACGcataattttacataaaaattgatacaaaatttaaaaaaatgaacagAAACGTATTaatctttaatatattattctaaAAATAGAGGTTTCTGAAATCTACTTACGTAACGAAATTCTTTATTTGGTCGTACACACTTTTAAAAAgtacatttttttcttacaCGCAATAGTTCCTGAGATATTAGATCAAATAGATTTTTCACCCTAAATTTTGATCATTGTTTTTACCTCTCCAGTATGCATATTTACTGATAAAAATAGTAGGTATGCATCGAAGAATATTCTCATAAGAATTATTTTATGCAAAGATTTCATAAGAATTGAGAATAATATTTAgatggaataatattttctcgTTAAACTTTGTAGCATCAGCCAcagataattatattaattatttacgacAGTATTTGTGATTGTGGatgatttgtaattttaatcgagAATGAAAAGTGTTATTTTGTTACAAAACAATAAAGTGGTTGTGACAtttaaaagttcagaaatttctgtgcatcgaaataaatcgtacaaaatttgtataaatcattttgtatattattaaatatgcaGAAATAAAGTAAAAGTATAAGGatggtttcaattttaattattatagaagtacaaatatatacttttatagttatttatcattttattgTATAACATCAGGGAAACATATGATGTgttagaaaatgaataaataatgtaAGTACTCGATAACAAGTGTTAACAAAAGATATGTTTTTCTCAATCATTAGGTACTACAATATAATGTACCTACGGGGAAAAAAACTAGGGCATTAGCGCTTATGCTTGCATACAAATTATTGGCTTCACCAGAACAGTTAACagaagaaaatattcgtttAGCACGAATTTTAGGTTGGTGCATGGAGTTGGTACGTaactttttattctattttacatCGTTTTTAAAACCAATTAAGTTTTTATTCATAGAATTCAATTtatatctatttataatttagTGCAATGTAAAAGGTGCAATCCTTTAAATTACGATTGCATAACAGGCGTTACAGTAGCCACGTTTGGTTATTGCGTTTATGTCCTTCAATCGTAGTTCATAGTATTGTGAATAGATAAGATGTTGGcacaatagaaaagaaaaattgttcgctcgtTTCATCCAATTCTCTTCTATTTGAATGTTCTCAGTGCTCGTAATGCATAACAGTAGAATCTCTGTGTTTGCGagaaaatatgataaatatatttctataatattCAAAACTGCAGATAAGGAATCTTACTGCATTAGCAAAATGTTATTCTattcatatatatgtatataataggattgaaagtatttttaatatttaaaaaatttgtaattattaaacaaagaaaattaaGCTTTTTTTTTAGTGCAATCACTCTATTGTGATAAATAGTTTTGCTTCTGATTAAATATTACAcggtttacaatatttataatagtgaaaaaaatataattaataagaaAAGAGTGTCGAGAAGCGTTAAATAACAAAGGAATatatctattaggttgttcgaaaagtcatttcgttttttttttggtgaaaatgaaacacgatttttttagagtgtataaacattttattaaattatatattatccattttggaaaacgaaatgactttccgaacaacccaataattgttaacgttacatatttatttacagTCAGAAAGGCATAGTATGGTGAATTTTTTCGTTGAGtgtgttaaataataaaataattatttatttatttttattagaagGAATATACTGGATGCCCGCAAAGTATAGGACAATCGAGCAAGAGGTAATTATAcatgaaaaagtaaatcgaaaatgaACGTTTTTTCGATGAACGCTTTCGAGAAAACTGATTTTGAAAATGTATCAAGTATGCGTGAACTTGAGGAAAGATTCTCGTGTAACAAGTTTAAAAGTTATAAAATGATCTTTATAAACTTTTCATGAGAAAAGTTGACTACTATTAATGATGATAACTAGActttatttatgaaatttcaGATTCGACTATTTATTAGTTTCCGagatattgataaaaatactTTGATAATTACATAGAACAGTGGCAACTTCTCCGATTTGGATAATTTCGAAATATGTTGTCAAGGTCATCATTCTGAACAACATTTTTCTATACACAATATACCGCTCAGTTTTtagtttacgaaatattttcaaaaacctCCTATTACTATCGCTATAAATTTTGTCGAAATATTGgtaaatattgttttcgagGATGTTTAAAACATCAATGCGTGGGCGAGTGAGGGGCTCTGTAACCCGATACTATAAAAGGACCTAGCTCGGACGAACTCTGATCCGTCTTTCTGTCCCAATTAGGGGAATATTAAAGTACATACCGTGGAATTGTACTTGCTTAGAATTAACAACTTACCAGAATTAACAACTTACATCTTTTATTGTTATTAACAAGTATTATTTAGAACCATTTATTATCACTGTCACCAATATAATTAATGTATTTCACGCCAAACTCTTCTTAAGGTagcataaaatataatattataaatatcttgACATAATATGACTTGGCTATTAAAACTTATCACCACAGATAGAAACGGTCCACGGTATTGCTTCAATAACGAAAGTTTTCAAGTAGTTGTATTTTCTAGTATAGTTTCAGTCACGCGGTTATAAAAATGTTTTCTACTTTTTCAATGCGAAGTCCATAATACACGATCATAATATAGACGGCTACTAtatgatatatttttacaactatTCGCGTACATTACAAAAATTCACGTTCCGCATTGAAGCTGATTTTATTATACCAACGCTAACTTTTATTGAAAGAATCTTTATAGTTTACGTTggcaaatttataaagatgcgaaacaataaattgtaaaaaaaagtataaaagaaattttttaacatattgtctaaacaaattaatattttacaaaactcTTTGAACGCTTAAATTCCTTATTCAAATGTTCgcaatatttgtttaaacaactTCTTTTTATATCTCATAATTTTCGAGATATTGAGGAagatgtatttttctcctccaACTTTGTGGGCTGATTTCATGTTTTAGATATGCTAAGTGTACGTTTagataaaaaaatacttttcaaaaatgaaatattatttttaaaaattttatttataattttttatttactttttcatgtagaattattctttgttcgaaagTACTACACTTCGCGGGACACCATATATATCAATAAGTTCTCAAGATATGCGAATTTGTAAATATGCAGTTGAGCCTTCACTTACAGTATccgaaaaaagtattcgtacaccaCTAGGTGCTCCACTTTGAATGGCAATAACTTTGTTTGTAAAACATTTATTCaacaatgaaatataataaaatgtagAAAAGTAACTCAGCTTTTAAATGATATTAAGgtctaaacattttattacagGATATAAAACAAAATTCTTAGCGAGTACAAAAACCATGGGGATAAAAGTATTCATATAACTGCCATCTATTGATAGATCATATTTACAATAAAATGAGGGGAATCCTGATGTgcatatatttttgtttcatttcggTTAGTATTATTCTATCCATAATAATCAAATGTCATGTATTGTTAGAATGTCTACCAGACGCAAAGAAATGACGTTAAAAGAAAGGAATATCATAATCAAtctgtctgaaaatggaaattcTTTTAGAAAAATTAGTGAATTGGTTTATTAAAGAAAGTAAAAGTCTACTAtatgaatacttttttctcTGATGATTTCTGTACTCGCTAAGAATTTTGTTTTACATcttgtaataaaatgtttaaaccTTAATAAAATACTATATCATTTAAAAGCTGTGTTGATTTTCtacattttattgtatttcattgttaaattaatgttctACAAAGTTATTGCTGTTCAAAGTAGAACACCTAGTGGtatataaatactttttttGGTACTGTATGTTCTTATGTTCACATAttttgtatgtgtgtatgtatttgGATATCCAATAAAGTTTTTTTGAATAAACGAAATTATTCAATGAaagttataaagaaaaaaaacattttgtTTACTGAATATTGATAATAATGTGTGCCACTTTTTATTAGTCTAAAAATTAAGAATTTGATTTTTTTCgttgtgtataaaataatatataaattttatattatagttGCAAGCATTTTTGCTCGTAAATGATGATATTCAAGATCAATCAAAGACTCGACGCAATCAACCATGTTGGTACTTACACGGTGATGTTGGATTAACAGCTGTTAATGATAGTATGTTATTATCAGGATGTTTATATCAACTCATAAAATTACACTTTAAATCGAAAGATTATTATGTAGATCTTTTAGAATTATTCCAAGAGGTGAGTAGTAACTTTTTGTATCTGAATAGAAGGTGTTTGAAAAGTTGTATAAGAATAGGGTGATTATTTTTGACCAAATAAATTGCaattaaagaattaatttttttgtacgaaatcttgtgtttgaaagaaaaaacttcACAATTCAATACAGTATGTACGTACTTAATGAAGGTTTAATAAAACAGAATTCATTATGGATTTCTACtatattttcatgaaaaattataaattgatataattagagaaaatataattattttagtcTTTATGACATACAGAGATTTTTATTCTCAAGATGAAAGTTATGTGAATTGTTGGTGACATAGAccaattattttattctcgaaaTTATCTAATGGCACTCTCTTTTAATTATCTGTGACTTTTGTTATTCTCTATTATgtcttaatataaatttttaactgTATTTTGTAATAGCAAGAACAGTTTGTTTGGAACTTTTTGCCCATGGTACACATACTTGCAAGTTATCAGTGACTGAGTAGTTATTTTCCTACAAAATGAAGTTTTGCAGAAGAAAAGTTTATTCTGCTAATGGCTGTATgatgattttcaattttcttagtATACTTCTTTTCAATAGAACGACATTACTTATGTCAATGTTTTCTAAAGTGAGGGGCGCGAAAGTAAATATTATCAAATGTATACAAatccgaataaaataaatatttctctatattaaaatttattatttttctcgagcgcggaaattaatttttttttaggaaGTCACCCTCCACAAATTTGGAAACCACTGACTTATGtggtatatttataaatatacgaattatGAAATTTATGATTTATAGTATAATGTTCATTACAGACTACATTAAAAACGGCATATGGACAATGTCTAGATATATTATCAACAAACTTTGGAAAAAGACCAAATCTAGATCTCTTTACGATGGATCGATACAATTCCATTGTTAAATACAAAACAGCTTACTATACATTTATAGCGCCAGTTACAGCTGCTATGCTCCATGTACGTTTAATTTATTATGTAACTTTCCTTTTTAAAAAGAGTTTAAACTAAAGGTCGTGGTTTTAAATGTGTattaaaatacacgtgtaccgtttattaaaaaattaattattcgtattttaaatatatgtgtattcgAAGTGTAAATGTCCGTGTACGCGGATATTTATGTGTGTATACATATGTGTACATATATGTTTTTATAAATTGATTAACATAAACATATTAAGTATGTAAATGTATTATTTGTAATACAAAATACCTGTGTAATATATAATTACACGGTTTAATGTTCGACGTCGATAATTACATGTGTACGTATAAAGGATCTCTAGTTTAAACTTATTCAATTTCTTTTATGTAatgttatttttacaattttataggCTGGTATAAAAGATTCAGAGGTGTATAGACAGGCAAGCACCATTTTGTACGAAATGGGTCACTTTTATCAAGTTCAAGATGACTACTTAGATTGCTATGGTAATCCAGGAACTACTGGAAAACATGGTACAGACATAGCAGTAGGAAAATGTTCATGGCTTATCGTTGTAGCTTTACAACGTGTTACATCACAGCAACGGAAAATTTTAGAGGTAAACACGCTCTTAATAAGattattatttgtttattaattGAGTGTAACT
The Ptiloglossa arizonensis isolate GNS036 chromosome 3, iyPtiAriz1_principal, whole genome shotgun sequence genome window above contains:
- the LOC143144314 gene encoding farnesyl pyrophosphate synthase-like, which translates into the protein MSFTLQKYVQSLFKRNFSYNLVTSMHIKDNTLRQFNQASSTRLLRCKTNTPISESFRLTNDAARSLCFIPRSTFVTSKDESREMMAVWPDIVRDLTDAGRNFDIPDVTKWTAKVLQYNVPTGKKTRALALMLAYKLLASPEQLTEENIRLARILGWCMELLQAFLLVNDDIQDQSKTRRNQPCWYLHGDVGLTAVNDSMLLSGCLYQLIKLHFKSKDYYVDLLELFQETTLKTAYGQCLDILSTNFGKRPNLDLFTMDRYNSIVKYKTAYYTFIAPVTAAMLHAGIKDSEVYRQASTILYEMGHFYQVQDDYLDCYGNPGTTGKHGTDIAVGKCSWLIVVALQRVTSQQRKILEECYGKADEEKVNRVKQLYDELGLSNMYSIYEEETYNLLHTHIQQISRGLPHELFLKLLEKTYRRVA